Proteins from a genomic interval of Trichoderma breve strain T069 chromosome 2, whole genome shotgun sequence:
- a CDS encoding FHA domain-containing protein, with amino-acid sequence MATHPDDIIAWLVPTTHHSWADKSTQLPENASRIISSTNSYPYLSSRLSNLTNHAPGRAIQLTFSQPPKRPGSFVLGTDPRTCDIILPSVEGISKQHCAISFDAQSRLVLSDFSERGTQVWYDWESNGDRTDYSWILSSGCSDEFPSMVQRITVDIQGVRFQVVVNDHSDWNTFRKQVDRFCEQPSWEDASSWVDTSLLLSSAMAPFQHVVVKNTTNEPIGEIYLWNLARPWEPMVKASA; translated from the coding sequence ATGGCAACTCATCccgacgacatcatcgccTGGCTCGTCCCAACCACACATCATTCTTGGGCCGACAAATCTACCCAACTCCCCGAAAACGCCTCtcgcatcatctcatctacaAACTCATACCCATatctctcatctcgtctctcCAACCTCACAAACCATGCTCCCGGGAGAGCCATCCAACTCACATTCTCACAACCGCCTAAACGCCCAGGCAGCTTCGTCCTCGGCACGGATCCGAGGACCTGCGATATCATTTTACCCAGTGTCGAGGGTATATCGAAACAACACTGCGCAATCAGCTTCGACGCACAGTCAAGACTGGTGCTGAGCGACTTTTCAGAAAGGGGGACGCAGGTGTGGTACGACTGGGAAAGCAACGGCGACAGAACCGATTACTCGTGGATTCTCAGCAGCGGGTGCTCTGACGAGTTTCCCAGCATGGTGCAGCGCATCACAGTTGATATCCAAGGAGTGCGATTTCAAGTCGTTGTAAACGACCATTCGGATTGGAACACCTTTAGAAAACAGGTTGACAGGTTCTGTGAGCAGCCTAGCTGGGAAGATGCTTCTTCCTGGGTTGACActtcgctgctgctgtcgtcaGCAATGGCTCCCTTTCAGCATGTTGTTGTAAAGAACACAACAAACGAGCCAATTGGAGAGATATATCTCTGGAATTTGGCACGACCATGGGAACCGATGGTAAAGGCATCGGCATAG